GGAGCGAGGTGAAGTAGGTAGCGTCGGCTCGGTAGGGCCAGGTGCCGCGGTTGAGGAGGTAGGGGTAGAGGCGGGCGATGACGGTGTGCATGCCGGGGCCGTCCTGCAGCTCGTACTCCCAGGCGCTCTCGAAGCGGGTGGAGAGGAGGAGGCAGATGGCGGCGAGCATGTCGAGGTTGAAGAGGGTGTTGCGGTAGGGGTTGGGGGTGGTGAGTTCGTGGGGGAAGGTGCCGTCGGAGACGATCTGGGCGCGGAGGGTGGAGGTTCTGAACTGGTGGCGGAGTGTGGTGAGTGGTCGATCGTCGGCTGGCTCGGTGAGGCGGGCGATGGCGGAGGCCTGGAGGAGCCATGAGGTTCCGTGATGGCTCTTGTTGTCGCGGGCGAGGCCGGCTGTGCGTGAGGTGTTGAGCCAGTCTAAGTAGGCGGTGAACCATCTGGTCAGCCCGGCTAGTTCTTCGGAGGTTAGGGCTTCGGAGTTGAGTAGGAAGGGGAGCGATTGGACTACTTCTGCGAGGTGGACTGCCTCGACGACTCCTTCGAGGCGACCATTTTTTGCGGGGGGGATGGTTTGGGCGTTTTGGAGGGTGGGGGTCATGCTGGTTGCGGGGGTGAGGAACCAGGCGCGGAGGTGGGCGGCGGCTTGCTGGGCGTAGCGGAGGTCGGTGGTGAGGAGGTAGGCGGCGGTGAGGGCGGGGACGGTGAGGCTGAGGTTAAGCAGGGCGTCGCGGTGGGCGGTGAAGGCGTCGGGATTGAGGTCTGGGCTCGGGTTCGTGTGTTGGGTCTGTTGCGTCCACGGTGCGGTGGGGTTGGCGGGGTCGGGGAAGAAATCTTCGGGTTCGGAGTAGAAGTCGTGGGGGGTGCCGGGGCTACGGGGGCAGGAAAGGGTGGTGAGGGGCACAGGAGGCTGCGTGAGGTAGCGGTTGGCCTGGGCGAGGATGCGGTCGTGGTCGATAGCGGCTACGTCGGGGCGGGCGGTGGGTTGGGTCTGGGTCTGGGTTTGGGTGTGGAGGAGATGCGGGGAGAGGAGGAGGGTCGCGGCTTGGGAGCAGAAGGTGCGGCGGGTGACGGCCATGGGGGTTTGAGCCTCTTCGGCGGAAAGAGTACCACGGGTTCTGGTTTGTCCGGGTACACCCCTCTCCCCACGGGGTATCTTGGACGGAACGTGCTTCTAATCAATGGGTTACAGTGGGGTGGTGTCTGTAAAATATTGATCCTAAATTGGTTGTGCGCAAAATATCTGGAATGAGCGGGTTAGGGGAGATTCCTCGTTTTTTGGTTAAATAGTTTGCTCCAGCCTTCCATAAAAATGCCGAGCGTGTGCCGGTGGCGATTTTGTTCCTGCTTCTATTTTAGCTTGTGGATGGAAACTAATGCGCCACGCGTAAAGCTTTGTGGTGAAGGGGGATCTGCGGTTTGGGGGTTGACAAGTTTTTTGGGGACGGTTTTTCTGCGTAATGCTGGGCGGCAACGGGTTGGGTTTTTGAGAAGGGCTAACGGCGAGATGCGGGGCTTTCCGCTGCGTTGTTCGCGGTGAGAGTGTGAACAGCTTTGGTCGAAATGACGGAGTTTTTTGGATTGGAGAGAACAGGTGCAGGCGAAGACGAACTGCGGTTCGCGCTTTCGCGCGAATACCCCACCCTATCGCGATGAGACTGCGAAAGGATGGGGCACCCACAACGGGTTGGGCTGACGGCGAGATGCGGGGGCTTTCCGCTGCGTTGTTCGCGGTGAGAGTGTGAACAGCTTTGGTCGAGATGATGCGGCTTTTTGGATTGGGGAGAACAGGCAGGCGAAGACGAACTGCGGTTCGCGCTTTTGCGCGAATACCCCACCCTATCGCGATGAGACTGCGAAAGGATGGGGCACCCGCAACGATGAGACTGTGTACAGCTTCTGTCGAGGTGAAGACTTTTGTTTGAGGGGGGAAGGTTTGGACGTCGGGAGCAGGTGACGGCAGAGTAATGCGACAGCACATTTGTTGGTGTCGCTGGTCCCGTTGGGGGGATGACTCCCCCCTTGGGAGGTTTTAGATGGCTTCTGGTTTCAGGACGAGGTTCTGGCCCTCGCCGCTGGTTCTGGTGGTGAGGCCGCGGTTTTTGTCTTCGATGCGGCCGAAGGTGCTGACCAGAAGCCGTTGCATCTTGGCGGCGGCACCGGTGACGGCGGTGGGAATGTCGGAGGAGTCGTTGGTGACGGCCAGCGACTGATGGCGTTTAGGACGGACTTCCAGGCGGCAGCGCTTGTCTTGAGCTCCTGACTTGTCTCCGTTTTCGTCGCTGAGGTGGACTTCAACGCGGGTGATTTCGTCTTTGAATCGGTTGAGGATCCGATGAAGGTCGGAATCGATCAGGTTGGAGAGTTTTTTATGCATGGAGATGTTTTTATCGCTGCTGATCTGAATCTGCATTCGTTAAACTCCTTCTCACTTACATGCGAGGTTAGACGCATTGAGTTCGCAAGAAGTGGCTGGGTTTTTGAGGCTGCGAGGTTAGCAAGTTGTGCAAAACTTTTTGATTGTCAATCAGGTACTTCGATCAGGGACGAGCTTCATAGACTATGTTGAAGGGGGTCTCCGCAGCTCGCCGGAATCGACGGAAGCCTGCTTTGGTTACGACGTCGCGGATGCGGGCTTCTCCGGATTGCGCGCCAAGGCAAAGTCCGACCTCCTGCGATCGGGAACAAGGCGTACACAAGAGGGTTGAGAACGAGTAGTAGACCCGGCCTACAGGATTTAGATTGTCCTTTAAATCATCATTGGCGAAGGGTTCAACGATCATCCAGGTGCCGTCGCTGCGGAGAGACTGCAGGACATGGGTTGCGGCTCCGACGGGATCACCCATGTCGTGCAGAGAGTCGAAGACCGTGACGAAGTCGTAGTCCGTTCCAGGGTACTCTTTGGCTTTGGCGACTTCGAACGTAAGACGGTCAGCGAGTCCTTGCCGCTTCGCAGAGTCGCGAGCTCCAGCAATGGATTGGTCGTGATAATCGAATCCGAAGAAGTGGGAGTTAGGAAATGCCTGCGCCATCAAAATTGAGGAGGCACCTTTTCCGCAGCCCACGTCGGCGACCCGAGCCCCTGATTCGAGCTTTTGCTGGATGCCGTCGAGCGAAGGAATCCAGGAGCTCACGAGATTGGCTGCGTAGCCAGGCCGGAAGAATTTTTCACATCCGTGAAAGACACCCTCGTCGTGCTCATGCCAACCCATTCCGGCACCTGTGCGAAACGACTCGGTGATTCGTGGAACCGCTGCAAGAGAGCCGAGTGCAAGTTCAAAGGCACCGGGGAGATAGGCCGGGCTGTCTTCGTTCGCCAGGGTGAAGGCCTGTTCCTCAGACAGGCTGAACTTGCCTGCCTTCTCGTCGTAGGTGACGTATCCGCCGGCGGCTTGCGAGGCGAGCCATTCACGGACATAACGCTCATCGGTTGAGGTCTTGGCCGAAAGCTCGGCGGAGGTCATCGGCTGACTGGAGAGTGCCTTGTAGAGACCGAGTTTTTCCCCGATAACCACCATGCCTGCGTGTGCTGTTGCTCCGAGATCGCCGACAAAGCGCCCAACAAATGCATTGAGTTTTTCCATATCCAATGCCATAGGGTCTGCCCTCCGAAGCAGGCCATAATAGTAGTCCTAAGCGGCCCTGGATCGCGAAGCTCAGTTCGACTTTTTGATTAAAAAGACGATATGGGTTGTGCAGCAAAAGAGTGCACCGGCAAACCGAGAAGCGGGTCTATTATTTTTTTGCGAGGGTTGCGGGTACCGTGTTGAGTTGGCATACGGCTACGGCGGAGTTGCGGTAGGGGCAGGAGAAGGCGGTAGCTGCCTGGGGGGAGAGGAGGAGCCAGGTGACTCCGTAGGGGCGCAGCCGCTCCGTCCTTTCGACGTCGGTGAGGTGATTCAGACCTAGTTGCGCGTCGCGATAGGGACCCCATACGGCAGCCAGTGCAGGAAAGAGAGAGGAGACTCCCTCGTCTTTGCTGTCGTTGAGGGTGCTTCGTTCCGCCATGGCGCGGAATCCGGGTTCGTCGTCGGAGCTATGGGTTGTAGTGGAGTCGGAGGCGAAGAGGGCCTGCGGGGGCGTGTGGGTGCGGACCCAGAGTAAGGCTTGCTCCTCGGGGCTGGATGGACGCTCCCAGGGCCATTCGATGTGCGAGGAGACGGGATAGGACTGGTTATCGCCATAGGCCATTCCTGCGATGGCAATGATGAGAACGGCGATTCCTGGCAGGACCCTTCGCCGGAGGATGTGCCGGCCGATGAAGCCGCCGAGCATGACGAGGCCGAGGACGTAAATGGTGTGAAAGCTTCGCAGCA
The nucleotide sequence above comes from Tunturibacter empetritectus. Encoded proteins:
- a CDS encoding alginate lyase family protein encodes the protein MAVTRRTFCSQAATLLLSPHLLHTQTQTQTQPTARPDVAAIDHDRILAQANRYLTQPPVPLTTLSCPRSPGTPHDFYSEPEDFFPDPANPTAPWTQQTQHTNPSPDLNPDAFTAHRDALLNLSLTVPALTAAYLLTTDLRYAQQAAAHLRAWFLTPATSMTPTLQNAQTIPPAKNGRLEGVVEAVHLAEVVQSLPFLLNSEALTSEELAGLTRWFTAYLDWLNTSRTAGLARDNKSHHGTSWLLQASAIARLTEPADDRPLTTLRHQFRTSTLRAQIVSDGTFPHELTTPNPYRNTLFNLDMLAAICLLLSTRFESAWEYELQDGPGMHTVIARLYPYLLNRGTWPYRADATYFTSLPLRSPGLLFAARAYDRPEYAALWKTLPPDPPNAELQRTFPIRQPLLWTTRPKPWLPSGTHAKN
- a CDS encoding HPF/RaiA family ribosome-associated protein — encoded protein: MQIQISSDKNISMHKKLSNLIDSDLHRILNRFKDEITRVEVHLSDENGDKSGAQDKRCRLEVRPKRHQSLAVTNDSSDIPTAVTGAAAKMQRLLVSTFGRIEDKNRGLTTRTSGEGQNLVLKPEAI
- a CDS encoding class I SAM-dependent methyltransferase produces the protein MALDMEKLNAFVGRFVGDLGATAHAGMVVIGEKLGLYKALSSQPMTSAELSAKTSTDERYVREWLASQAAGGYVTYDEKAGKFSLSEEQAFTLANEDSPAYLPGAFELALGSLAAVPRITESFRTGAGMGWHEHDEGVFHGCEKFFRPGYAANLVSSWIPSLDGIQQKLESGARVADVGCGKGASSILMAQAFPNSHFFGFDYHDQSIAGARDSAKRQGLADRLTFEVAKAKEYPGTDYDFVTVFDSLHDMGDPVGAATHVLQSLRSDGTWMIVEPFANDDLKDNLNPVGRVYYSFSTLLCTPCSRSQEVGLCLGAQSGEARIRDVVTKAGFRRFRRAAETPFNIVYEARP